A window of Pseudomonas putida genomic DNA:
CCCAGGCTACGCACTGGAAGGGTTCGAAGGCGTGGTCGGCAATCAGCAGTGCTTCGTTGACACGGAGCGGGGCATTCATGGTTCGGTCTCTCTATGGTCCCAAACATCCAGGTTAAGTCCGCGTTGCTTCAGGGTCGCCTCGGTTATCGCGATGTGCAGCGCGGGGTTATGTGTACTGATGCTCGTTGTCCGGGGGCGAGTCACACATTGGTTGTAAAAATTTTTGCCAAGGTCGAATCCGTTCTTGCCCATGCCGCCATGTGATGTCGATAAAGTGCGAAAATTCCCGTCACGTATTGTAAAAAAATGATTCGGCAGACAGACGGTACTGGGAACCGTCAACTTCGTTGCTACTGTTAATCGGGCGCCACAACTTGCTGTTTTATTTCAGAAAACCAAAAACTGGCGCCAAGGATCGGTCATGCAACAGCCTGCCGCCCAACGCCGTTTGCTCATCGTCGACCCCTGCGACGACTGCCACCGTTTGTTGCCTGGTTTGCGCAGCGCAGGCTGGGATGTGGACAGCTGCATGCTCGGTGCGGCACTGGAGCATCGTTGCGATGTGGGCCTGTTGCGCTTGCAGGCGTCGCACCTGAGGCGCCCGGACGGGGTCAAGGACTTGATCACGCGCAGCAACACGGAATGGATTGCCGTGCTCAGCGCCGAACAGCTGCGCATGCCGGCTGTCGGCGATTTCGTTTGTGAATGGTTCTTCGACTTCCACACCTTGCCGTTCGACGTTTCCCGGGTTCAGGTTACCCTCGGCCGCGCCTTTGGCATGGCGCGCCTGCGTGGCAAAGGGGCGGTCAGGGTCGATGAGGCGAGCCACGAATTGCTCGGCGAAAGCCGGCCGATTCGTGAATTGCGCAAGCTGCTGGGCAAGCTGGCGCCGACCGAATCGCCGGTGCTGATCCGCGGCGAAAGCGGCACCGGCAAGGAACTGGTGGCGCGCATCCTGCACCGCCAGTCGCAACGCAGCGAGAAGCCGTTCATTGCCATCAACTGCGGGGCAATCCCCGAGCACCTGATTCAGTCTGAGCTGTTCGGCCATGAGAAGGGTGCGTTCACTGGTGCCCACCAGCGCAAAGCCGGGCGCATCGAAGCGGCCCATGGCGGTACGCTGTTCCTCGATGAAATCGGCGACCTGCCGCTGGAACTGCAAGCCAACCTGCTGCGCTTTCTGCAGGAGAAGCACATCGAGCGGGTTGGCGGCAGCCAGCCGATCCCGGTGGATGTGCGGGTACTGGCGGCTACCCATGTGGACCTGGAAAGGGCCATCGAGCAAGGGCGCTTTCGCGAAGACCTGTATTACCGCCTGAACGTGTTGCAGGTAGTGACCGCGCCGTTGCGCGACCGACATGG
This region includes:
- a CDS encoding sigma-54 dependent transcriptional regulator — encoded protein: MQQPAAQRRLLIVDPCDDCHRLLPGLRSAGWDVDSCMLGAALEHRCDVGLLRLQASHLRRPDGVKDLITRSNTEWIAVLSAEQLRMPAVGDFVCEWFFDFHTLPFDVSRVQVTLGRAFGMARLRGKGAVRVDEASHELLGESRPIRELRKLLGKLAPTESPVLIRGESGTGKELVARILHRQSQRSEKPFIAINCGAIPEHLIQSELFGHEKGAFTGAHQRKAGRIEAAHGGTLFLDEIGDLPLELQANLLRFLQEKHIERVGGSQPIPVDVRVLAATHVDLERAIEQGRFREDLYYRLNVLQVVTAPLRDRHGDLSMLASHFAQFYSLETGRRPRSFSDHALAAMGRHDWPGNVRELANRVRRGLVLAEGRQIEAQDLGLQPLDQVQHPLGTLEEYKHRAERQALCDVLNRHSDNLSVAAKVLGISRPTFYRLLHKHQIR